A stretch of the Diorhabda sublineata isolate icDioSubl1.1 chromosome 11, icDioSubl1.1, whole genome shotgun sequence genome encodes the following:
- the LOC130450375 gene encoding cytochrome P450 9e2-like, whose product MLQLLLIASVLFGLFYHFFIRPMSYWKRLNVPQTKPWWFFGDSWGTVFKKHSFVDLTQYVYDAVPGSRYSGMYQFSVPTLLIKDPELIKQVCVKNFDHFTDHRGAIPEEADPLFGKNLFSLKGKRWRDMRSVVSPTFTSSKMKAMFILMSECGQSFTKFFLDKNQDSLEVEMKDTFSRFTNDVIATTAFGVRTDSLKDPENEFFMMGKDVTNFTYWKSMKFFLYITLPKLCAFIKLRFLSRSITTFFTNIIDETIKMREEKGIVRPDVVHVLMEARKGNLQKEEKALDVGFAVVEEAELGTSSVTEITNLDIAGHAMVFFFAGFDAVSTLMCFMCYELAINKDVQDRLREEIRSTFEKCNGKITYEALLKMQYMDMVVSESLRKWPIAVMTDRVCTQPFTIDAKTPEETTLRIDAGTPIMIPNFAIHRDPKYYPDPDRFDPERFNDKNKKNIDCYTYIPFGVGPRNCIGSRFALMEVKVAFFHILLNFELVPTAKTQIPLKISKSKLNITAEGGFWFAMNRLEKI is encoded by the exons ATGTTGCAACTACTGCTAATCGCTTCTGTTTTATTCGGTCTCTTTTACCACTTTTTCATCAGACCTATGAGTTATTGGAAAAGACTGAATGTACCTCAAACTAAACCGTGGTGGTTCTTTGGAGACAGTTGGGGTACAGTCTTCAAGAAGCACAGTTTTGTTGATTTAACACAATACGTGTACGATGCTGTTCCTGGCAGCAG GTATTCCGGTATGTATCAATTTTCTGTACCCACGCTACTGATCAAAGATCCCGAATTAATAAAACAAGTTTGTGTCAAAAATTTCGATCATTTTACCGATCACAGAGGAGCCATTCCGGAGGAAGCTGATcctttatttggaaaaaatttattctcgTTGAAAG GTAAAAGATGGCGCGACATGAGATCTGTTGTCAGTCCAACTTTTACCAGCAGCAAAATGAAAGCGATGTTTATTTTAATGTCTGAATGTGGTCAATCTTTTACCAAATTCTTCCTGGATAAAAATCAGGATAGTTTGGAAGTCGAAATGAAAGATACTTTTTCCAGATTTACTAACGATGTAATTGCCACAACGGCTTTTGGGGTTAGGACGGATTCTTTAAAAGATCccgaaaatgaatttttcatgatGGGAAAGGATGTTACCAATTTTACGTATTGGAAAtccatgaaattttttttatatataactttacCTAAGCTGTGTGCA tttataaaACTTCGATTTTTGAGCAGATCAATTACAACTTTCTTTACTAATATTATCGacgaaacaataaaaatgcGGGAAGAAAAAGGAATTGTACGACCAGATGTAGTGCATGTACTAATGGAAGCTAGGAAAGGTAATTTGCAAAAGGAAGAAAAGGCACTTGATGTCGGTTTTGCTGTGGTCGAAGAAGCTGAATTAg GAACCAGTAGCGTTACAGAAATAACTAACTTAGATATAGCGGGACATGCGATGGTTTTCTTTTTCGCTGGTTTCGACGCCGTTTCTACTTTAATGTGTTTCATGTGCTATGAATTAGCAATAAATAAAGATGTTCAAGATAGACTTAGGGAAGAAATCCGTAGTACTTTCGAGAAATGTAACGGGAAAATAACGTACGAAGCTCTTTTAAAAATGCAGTATATGGATATGGTCGTATCAG aaagTTTAAGAAAATGGCCGATTGCTGTTATGACAGATAGAGTTTGTACCCAACCTTTTACGATTGACGCTAAAACTCCAGAAGAAACGACTCTTCGTATAGATGCTGGTACACCGATAATGATTCCAAATTTTGCAATACATCGCGATCCTAAATACTATCCCGATCCGGATCGTTTTGATCCGGAAAGATTtaacgataaaaataaaaaaaatattgattgttataCGTACATACCCTTCGGGGTGGGACCGAGAAACTGTATTGGATCAAGATTTGCTTTAATGGAAGTTAAAGTGGCTTTTTTCCATATTCTGTTGAATTTTGAACTAGTACCAACAGCAAAAACTCAAATTCCGTTGAAGATATCGAAATCGAAGTTGAATATTACAGCAGAGGGTGGTTTTTGGTTTGCCATGAACcgtttagaaaaaatataa
- the LOC130450131 gene encoding cytochrome P450 9e2-like, which produces MLISIILIFVFILTALFYYNAVKPMNYWKKRGVVQSDPVWLLGDQWKQVFGLESIVDMFTRLYNLSPNARYCGIYQFTTPALMIRDTKLLKLITVKDFDHFMNHKPLIPDGADPLWNKNIFALKDQRWKSIRPILTPSFTSSKMKSMFIFMSDCAQNFVNYFLKERGNGDVIDVCMKDISSRFSNDVIASTTFGLQVDSFKDPDNEFYYRCKDITNFATPWRIIKMLGFATVPRLFKFFDVKFFDSESRQFFINIVKNSIKMRKEHDVDRQDMLHLLLEAKKEVEQKKKQGLDIEEITDEDITAHAMINFFAGFESISTLMTFMSYELAIHPDIQNRLREEIDEGFQQCNGKLTYEVLMKMPYLEMVISETLRKWPNFPEAHRVCTKKYVIEPEYPDENPLVIEEGTAILLPVFPIQRDPKYFPDPDRFDPERFSEENKNARDFYCYMPFGLGPRNCIGARFANLEAKVYFAYVLHSFEIVPTAKTVIPVKLSNQNFNVHAEDGINVGLKPLYT; this is translated from the exons atgttaatttcCATCATAttgatctttgtttttattttaaccgCTTTGTTCTATTACAATGCGGTTAAACCGATGAATTATTGGAAGAAACGAGGAGTAGTTCAAAGTGATCCCGTATGGCTCTTAGGAGATCAATGGAAACAAGTGTTCGGATTAGAAAGTATCGTGGATATGTTCACGAGACTTTATAATTTATCTCCGAATGCCag atattgtgGAATATATCAATTCACCACACCAGCTCTTATGATAAGAGATACaaagttattaaaattaattactgtTAAAGATTTTGATCATTTTATGAATCACAAACCCTTAATTCCGGATGGTGCAGATCCCTTgtggaacaaaaatattttcgcgCTAAAAG atcAAAGATGGAAAAGCATACGACCTATTTTAACACCGAGTTTTACCAGTAGCAAAATGAAAAGCATGTTTATTTTCATGTCGGACTGCGcacaaaatttcgttaattattttttgaaagaaagaggAAATGGCGACGTAATCGATGTTTGTATGAAAGATATTTCGAGTCGTTTTTCTAACGATGTAATAGCATCAACTACGTTCGGATTGCAGGTGGATTCATTCAAAGATCCAGACAACGAATTTTATTATCGGTGCAAAGATATCACGAACTTTGCTACCCCTTGGAGGATAATTAAAATGTTAGGGTTTGCAACTGTTCCAAGGTTATTCAAG tttttcgaCGTAAAGTTTTTCGATAGCGAATCGAGACAATTCTTCATCAACATTGTTAAAAACAGTATAAAAATGAGGAAGGAACACGATGTGGATCGTCAGGATATGCTCCATTTATTACTCGAAGCAAAAAAAGAAGtcgaacagaaaaaaaaacagg GGTTAGATATAGAAGAAATTACCGATGAAGACATCACCGCTCATGCGATGATAAATTTTTTCGCTGGATTCGAATCTATTTCAACTTTAATGACGTTCATGTCTTACGAATTAGCCATTCATCCGGATATTCAGAATAGATTACGGGAAGAAATAGATGAAGGATTTCAACAGTGTAATGGAAAGTTGACTTATGAAGTGCTCATGAAGATGCCTTATTTGGAAATGGTTATTTCAG AAACTCTTCGAAAATGGCCGAACTTTCCAGAAGCCCACAGagtttgtacaaaaaaatacgTAATAGAACCAGAATATCCTGACGAAAATCCTTTGGTAATAGAAGAAGGAACAGCCATATTATTACCCGTATTTCCAATCCAACGTGACCCTAAATATTTCCCAGATCCGGATCGTTTCGATCCAGAAAGATTCagcgaagaaaataaaaacgcTAGAGACTTTTACTGCTATATGCCGTTCGGATTAGGTCCGAGAAATTGCATAGGGGCGAGATTTGCGAATCTAGAAGCCAAAGTTTATTTCGCATACGTTCTGCACAGCTTCGAGATAGTTCCAACTGCAAAAACTGTGATACCTGTTAAACTATCCAACCAGAATTTCAATGTTCACGCCGAAGATGGAATAAATGTAGGTTTGAAACCtttatatacataa